In Juglans microcarpa x Juglans regia isolate MS1-56 chromosome 1S, Jm3101_v1.0, whole genome shotgun sequence, the genomic stretch GCTTATATTTTTCAAGCTATCCTTGTGATACTTTTCTGCATCTTATTAGAGATGAGTGATAAGGCACATGAAATTGAAGCTCGAGAAAGTCATCCTCAACGTTCAGTTCCCCGATTGAATGAGAGGATCCTTTCATCTCTGTCAAGGAGATCAGTTGCTGCACATCCTTGGCATGATCTTGAGATTGGTATAGATAAACCCACAATATTCAGTCTTCATATGAACTTAAACTTAAAGATGCTAATCCTGTTCTACATAATCTGTCTGCAGGACCTGGAGCGCCTCATATCTTCAACTGTGTATGTTTAATATAAATTGGTCTACATACCCTTTGAGCCAAATTTGTTGGTGAAGAGATATAAATAATGAGCCTTGAAtttcatcaatattatttttgtctgcATTAATTGTAGTGCGTCCAATAATGATGCAaatcctccctccctccccccccccccccctctctctctctcaatataaatatatatatatatattttatacttacaatatatatatatgaggaaagtAAGACATACTAGAAGACATGAAcgtgaaaatttttattttccttcttttggaATTGCAATATGCTAAAAGGATGTTCGAAGAGAAATTTCTTCCGTGCAGTTAGGATAAGCATCGCATGAGTACACAATCAAACCAAAGCACAAGAACAACCACCATGCCACATACAACTAGAAGCATTGTCTTATTAAAGATGTTTCCTTAAATCTCAAACTCTGTCCCGGATTGCAAATATGGCTTCTCAAATATCAGTATCTTACAGTTTGCTCTTCTTCATGGTTATTCTGATGCAATCCAACCCAGCAACATTCCTTTTTATTCCAGTGAGTAAACATCAGGGCTGCAAACTAATTTGTGAAAACCACTCACTAGagcttttctttcaaattattCCTAAATTCAATTAAATTCCATTTCCCAAATGCCAACTTTTCGCAGCCTTCTCAAATTTCCAGTATATTCTCTTCACAGCAAAAATTTTCAACTTGCAAATGGAGTTTAGTTTTCTTCATGAAAATTCTCCAAAGTATCTCTTCGTTGAATTTCTGATTGGAATGGTACAGGTTGTTGAGATCACTAAGGGAAGTAAGGTGAAATATGAGCTTGACAAGAAAACCGGACTAATTAAGGTATGGACCCATTCATACTCTAAAAGTAGAAAGTTTTAGTGCTAGTCTGAAAAGCATGTTCTTTCAGCCTTTTATTGAAGCATACTTGACTATAAAAGGTAGGTTCACTTCAGAATGCTTCAAGTCCAATCCAGTAAAAATGCCAACCATCAACTGCAGGCAGTATCCACCCTCTGGTGCACAATTACTATAATAAGGGTGGGTGGATTCAGCTGGATGGtgactgtaaaatatttgaaagggtTCTTGAGTTGTACTTCTATTACAGGAGAATCTCAGTCCTTGCAATTTTGCATGTGCTTTGCGTAGATATTAACATCAGATTGTTCTTAATGTTGGAATAAATTTGCTCAGGTTGATCGGGTTTTATATTCGTCAGTAGTCTATCCTCATAACTATGGTTTCATTCCTCGCACATTGTGTGAAGACAATGATCCAATGGATGTTTTAGTTCTTATGCAGGTAATTCATTgttgtttcatatttattttttttcaatgcaCAAATCTTATTTCTCGTCTCTTTTGAGTGGTGATGAACAAATGCGAAAGTGACATGTCTTGGATAATTTTGAAATTGGTAAATTCTTGACAAGTCCTCATTgagtttacaaaataataattatttatgcaACGTTTGAATACGATCTATATATTTGCAGAGCTCCCTGAATATAAGCGGTAAATTTCTTTCCCCTGCTTACCCAGCAGTCGGTTTCTGCACAAGGTTTTCCTTCCTCTTCAAAAAACATTCGTTCTCCTATAATCCAAAACTATCTGTAAGTGTGGCCCTTAAGACCACCTTCCAAAGTGAAACAATGGAAGCGTTTCAAGTCATAGCtatgcaaaataaaaaagtacagttctctctagggtttttcttgTGTCCTCTTCTTCCACCCAAAATGTGTTATCTGTGAGGCATTTTTGTTTGGCATTGGATCTGTCAACTcctcatttttctttgaagtCTCACGGTGGATAGTCTCGGCTCTATTTCATCCATAGGGGTTTCAGATTATTTGTTGGGATTTCAGCTCCATTGGTACGTTTCTAAGTGTCTCACTCTAAGGCTGGAACATTTGTTAATATTTATCAATCTTGTTTACTTGCAAAAAAGTTCCTGATTATGTCTTTTTACCtgtcaaaataaattcatgattGTTTCAGAAGTTTCTAGAACATCtggaatatatagttataagtgCACATTACTTATttcagttttgaattttttaaaaatctttgcCCCACATCCTTCTCAATAGTTCAACAATAATAAAGGTACCAGAAGTACTGAATTGCCTCCATGAATACCATATGCTTTTGATCTATTCGGAGATCTTGGTGTGTGCATGTTTGAGCTTGATGTTGACATGACTGCTCACAAATCCTAACTAAGTCTGTGACTTAATAGGAGCCCGTCCTTCCTGGTTGCTTTCTCCGAGCCAGAGCCATAGGACTTATGCCTATGATTGACCAGGTACATTTCCAATGCGGTAAAAAACAGAAcgtttgctttttattttttgatttggtAATAACTACTCTGAGCATTCACTCCAGGGAGAGAAAGATGATAAGATCATTGCAGTGTGTGCTGATGATCCAGAGTATAAGCACTATACTGACATCAAAGAACTTGCCCCTCATCGCCTTTCTGAGATCCGCCGCTTCTTTGAAGACTGTATCCTTTTCCAAGTGTTACATCTGAAATTTATTGACGTACCATAGATTCTTGACTTTATTTGAGGATCATGAATAATGTGAGAGGTTTCTTGACATAATTAACagacaagaaaaatgagaacaAGGAGGTTGCAGTCAATGATTTTTTACCTTCAACAACTGCTGTTGAAGCCATCCAGTACTCAATGTAAGTCTTATCTCTGTGaacaacagtttttttttttttttttttttttttgcccataTCTAATATTAGAACTCGCTCGGAAGGCGAGATTATGCACTTAAGATGTAGACATAATTAAACTGAGCCAATCATATAAAGCATCTCCTGCAATTTTCTCTTCTTAGTGCTAACTCCACCTACTGAAGTTGTAAAAAACATTGAGTTCGGACTTCTTTGGGATTCCACcccataaaaaaatttccaCTTACTGATGTTTGCATGCCATATTGATGCAAGGGACCTTTATGCTGAGTACATTATGCACACCCTGAGGCGATAGACACGAGGCTATATAGTAGTGTCCAATACAagaatgaattttatcaattattctGAAGATGTTATGAGAAACTCCTTTTCTTATGTATCGtaaatttggatatttttaaatgtttggttataaattatatacttGTTTATTGGGTCGCTTAATGGAAATTGAAAATGCTTAGATTTGCTTTGAATGATGACTTATGGTAGTGTTTGGCTGTCGAGAAAGCTCTCCTGTAGAACATTTCTCAATAGAATAAAAGGTGAGAAAAGGAAATGGGTGATTACCTGTTAAAAATGCATAATGAAATTTGAGAACAATGTTTACTCATTGAAAAATTAGTACTAAACAAATAATGCAAAAATGTTATTTTCTGCTTTCATTTATCATCATGCTGAATAATCCCTTTCCGATTTATGTTCAGTAGTCCTGTTCAAGATGTTAGACCCTTTAAAGTCTTGAATAACTTGAAGTGCTTAATATGTTTCATTAGAtccttttaattttcatgtaaGCACAAAAGGCCTCCTTACCATGTTTAAAGATGGTTTTCATGGACAAATTTGAATCCACTGTCCTTACAGTTAGTGGCGGAGCCACATGGAGACCAGAGGTGGCCATGGCCCCAGGCcttccaaaagaaaaaggaaagaacatttttattttcaaattgaaaaaaaaaaaaagaataaaaaaaaaaaaatttttttcctcagagaaattctatttgcagtttTGAGTGGAGAACTACGTGTACGATTCCATTGATGAATGgaggtaaaaggaaaaaaaaatcattttaaaaaggatattattgtaattttaatttttttttaaacataattatatgagtTGCATGAAAAATGGGGACTGGATATAAACTAACtcttataataattagaaaagtctcttgaatttcttaaatctctttaaatatttttaaaaaatgaaagctCTTCTTCTatcaaaataaggaaaaaaaaaaaaaaaattggccaacaaaataaattagagTTAATAAAAACTTTCAACCCATGCCTCAAGACTAGCACCTAGCTCTACCTTTACCTTTTAAACCTAGTCATAAACAGAGCATCTAATACACTTACAACTTCAGCAATTATAGTCCCATCAAACCGATTGCTATCGAGCTGactgcaatatatatatatatatataaaagaaaaagaaattgaaagcaTTAAGAGACTTGACAAGAGAGTAGTACTTAACAGATTCGTCTGTTTCAGATATAATAGCACTTAATGATGTGATAAACATAAATAGATTTAGGTTGCAAGAAGTTAGAAAGCATACTGTATCCGTAATCTAGGCTGCATTTTGGAGAACTCTGGTGAATATAAGTTGTTACTATCAAGAAGAGGGTCATTGATATCATAGATTGTACTGACAAATGACtatgaaataaaagaattaatatgACCAATTACTAATTTACAAGTGAAGGAGCCTTAATTGGTAATCTGGATATAGTACTTCAGGTGGGATTTGCCCACTAATTAATGAATTGTTGTTCATGTGGCTGCTTTCATTGTATAATTGATTTCAAACAATATAGCATAAAACACACACTTACAAGTGCATTGCTTTGTTTGACTTTGAAAAATGAGTCCTATGTGATTCTGGtcaatttgtattttgttcCAGTTTTGAAGATAAACTAGCTCTTTAGGTAAGAACCAGCTGTTAATTGGTTTCCATTTAGATGCCTCGAAACATGGATATAATATAAGAGAATTGCTACGTACAACCGGCGTGTGCAACCTGCATGTAACCGCCTAACGTCATCTgtcagaaattaaaaaaagaaatttgagaagTCAACTAAAATGTGCGAGGGAAGAGATCTGAGAAGTCAAAGAAGCTCAACGTTCATCTTTCATTATCTATTGGAAGAAAAAAGCCGAAGAAGCGTATGAGAAATTGACTGACAAACGCACATAGAATCTAACCCACTCTTTGCAGTCAATTCCTTGTAACTGCCTAACACACATTTTCTTTATGTCTGCAATGTCTTCATTGCTACAGTAAGTTGAGTTTGATGTTTAGTTTTTTTGGTTAGATAGAAGTTgaattttgtttctgcataagTTCGTAGAAACGAACTCTGTCATCTTAAGTTTGATCAGTAtttctcttcttgttgttctctTTGTATATCTATTttggttcttttattttattcttcccaTTATAAAGTTTAAccctttttgttttgggatcAAAATATAAAGGGATTTTAAACTCTATCAGGTTGTTTTTGGATTCGCAAGGATGATTCAGGTGTTCATGATATTCAATACGTATATACGTGTACATAAGCATCCATCGTCTTCTCAGCAATCCttgtcttttgaaaatgatttgtttTTCTGCATAGAATCTAA encodes the following:
- the LOC121247863 gene encoding soluble inorganic pyrophosphatase 1-like, whose protein sequence is MSDKAHEIEARESHPQRSVPRLNERILSSLSRRSVAAHPWHDLEIGPGAPHIFNCVVEITKGSKVKYELDKKTGLIKVDRVLYSSVVYPHNYGFIPRTLCEDNDPMDVLVLMQEPVLPGCFLRARAIGLMPMIDQGEKDDKIIAVCADDPEYKHYTDIKELAPHRLSEIRRFFEDYKKNENKEVAVNDFLPSTTAVEAIQYSMDLYAEYIMHTLRR